The Streptomyces kanamyceticus genome window below encodes:
- the cbiE gene encoding precorrin-6y C5,15-methyltransferase (decarboxylating) subunit CbiE, whose amino-acid sequence MADRVTVIGWDGTPLTAAARSALGAATLVAGAAHHLALGEVPARAERIRLGSVSLAARRIAAHRGTAVVLADGDPGFFGVVRTLRAPEFGLEVEVVPAVSSVAQAFARAGMPWDDAEVVVAHRRTLRRAVNVCRAHPKVAVLTSPGAGPAELGLLLDGVHRTFVICEELGTDREQVSVVTSDKAADHAWRDPNVVIVIGGSGPGAAASRDTGWITGREPGTGPRGWALPAAEYGGDIWLGEGETDRLRSAQLARLGPRVGDLVWDIGCGSGAFTAEAARFGAAVIAVDRDPDALGRTTAAVRRFGVQAQTVHGVAPHVLEDLPEPDVVRVGGGGVAVVSAVADRRPERIVTHAATRHAAELIGRDLTEHGYAVECALLQSVELDTRAWREEKRTVVFLLSGRLQDRSP is encoded by the coding sequence ATGGCCGACCGGGTCACGGTGATCGGCTGGGACGGCACGCCACTGACCGCCGCCGCCCGCTCCGCGCTCGGCGCGGCCACGCTCGTGGCGGGCGCCGCCCACCACCTGGCCCTGGGTGAGGTCCCCGCCCGCGCCGAACGGATCCGCCTCGGCAGCGTCTCGCTCGCCGCCCGCCGCATCGCCGCCCACCGCGGCACCGCCGTGGTCCTCGCCGACGGCGACCCCGGCTTCTTCGGCGTCGTACGCACCCTGCGCGCTCCCGAATTCGGCCTCGAGGTCGAAGTGGTGCCCGCCGTCTCCTCCGTCGCCCAGGCCTTCGCCCGCGCCGGGATGCCCTGGGACGACGCCGAGGTCGTGGTCGCCCACCGCCGCACCCTGCGCCGCGCCGTGAACGTCTGCCGCGCCCACCCCAAGGTCGCCGTCCTCACCTCGCCGGGCGCGGGCCCCGCCGAGCTCGGACTGCTGCTCGACGGCGTCCACCGCACCTTCGTGATCTGCGAGGAGCTCGGCACCGACCGCGAGCAGGTCTCCGTGGTCACCTCCGACAAGGCCGCCGACCACGCCTGGCGCGACCCGAACGTCGTCATCGTCATCGGCGGTTCGGGACCCGGCGCCGCGGCCTCCCGGGACACCGGCTGGATCACCGGACGCGAGCCGGGCACCGGGCCGCGCGGCTGGGCGCTGCCCGCCGCGGAGTACGGCGGCGACATCTGGCTCGGCGAGGGCGAGACCGACCGGCTGCGCTCCGCCCAACTCGCCCGCCTCGGCCCGCGCGTGGGCGACCTGGTCTGGGACATCGGCTGCGGCAGCGGCGCCTTCACCGCGGAGGCGGCCAGGTTCGGCGCCGCGGTGATCGCCGTCGACCGCGACCCCGACGCCCTGGGCCGCACCACGGCGGCGGTGCGCCGCTTCGGGGTCCAGGCGCAGACCGTGCACGGCGTCGCCCCGCACGTCCTGGAGGACCTGCCCGAACCCGACGTCGTACGGGTCGGCGGCGGGGGAGTCGCGGTGGTCTCCGCGGTCGCCGACCGGCGCCCCGAGCGCATCGTGACGCACGCCGCGACACGCCACGCCGCCGAGCTCATCGGCAGGGATCTGACCGAGCACGGATACGCCGTCGAATGTGCCCTCCTGCAGTCCGTGGAGCTCGACACACGCGCCTGGCGCGAGGAGAAGCGGACGGTGGTATTCCTGCTCTCCGGGCGGCTGCAGGACCGTTCCCCGTGA
- a CDS encoding HAD family hydrolase, translating to MKIQADALLFDNDGTLISSMESVYRCWTRWAGEYGITAEDFGRVELHGRPAAEIAADLLPPEKIVEAVARIEELEVSDVAGGVVLLPGTRELLESLPVDRWAVVTSATRVLAEARLAEVGVRPGLVIAADDITRGKPDPEPFLLAAAKLGVDPARCVVFEDAPAGLQAGRAAGMKTVALTTTHTAAELSADVVVTDLSAVSAQATAGGVEITCAE from the coding sequence ATGAAGATCCAGGCTGACGCGCTCCTGTTCGACAACGACGGCACCCTCATCTCCTCGATGGAGTCGGTGTACCGCTGCTGGACGCGCTGGGCGGGGGAGTACGGGATCACCGCGGAGGACTTCGGGCGGGTCGAACTGCACGGCCGACCCGCCGCCGAGATCGCCGCCGACCTGCTGCCCCCGGAGAAGATCGTCGAGGCCGTCGCCCGCATCGAGGAGCTCGAAGTCTCCGACGTCGCGGGCGGTGTCGTGCTGCTGCCCGGCACCCGGGAGCTCCTCGAATCCCTGCCCGTGGACCGCTGGGCCGTCGTCACCTCGGCGACCCGGGTGCTCGCCGAGGCCCGCCTCGCCGAGGTCGGCGTCAGGCCCGGCCTCGTCATCGCCGCCGACGACATCACGCGCGGCAAGCCCGACCCGGAGCCCTTCCTGCTCGCGGCCGCCAAGCTGGGTGTGGACCCGGCCCGCTGCGTGGTCTTCGAGGACGCCCCCGCGGGTCTCCAGGCGGGCCGGGCCGCGGGCATGAAGACCGTGGCGTTGACCACAACCCACACCGCCGCCGAGCTCTCCGCCGACGTCGTCGTCACGGACCTCTCCGCCGTGTCCGCGCAGGCCACAGCGGGTGGCGTGGAGATCACCTGCGCCGAGTGA
- a CDS encoding GNAT family N-acetyltransferase, with protein MGMSVTISAATEADAEQILKLQYLCYQSEAELYGDYSIEPLTQGLDSIKAELTTGTVLVARLGDEVVASVRGTVDADGTARIGKLIVHPRMQRHGLGGRLLEAVEERLGAGGTAKCFQLFTGHRSEQNLQLYRKHGYAPVGSQRVNERLTQVTLSKDVPASAYVTSA; from the coding sequence ATGGGCATGAGCGTGACCATCTCGGCGGCGACCGAAGCGGACGCCGAGCAGATCCTCAAACTGCAGTACCTCTGCTACCAGAGCGAGGCCGAGCTCTACGGCGACTACTCGATCGAGCCGCTGACCCAGGGCCTCGACTCCATCAAGGCCGAACTGACCACGGGCACGGTCCTGGTGGCCAGGCTCGGCGACGAGGTGGTGGCCTCCGTGCGCGGCACGGTCGACGCCGACGGCACGGCGCGGATCGGCAAGCTCATCGTCCACCCCAGGATGCAGCGGCACGGCCTGGGCGGGCGGCTCCTGGAGGCGGTGGAGGAGCGGCTCGGCGCGGGCGGCACGGCGAAGTGCTTCCAGCTCTTCACCGGTCACCGCAGCGAGCAGAATCTCCAGCTGTACCGCAAGCACGGGTACGCCCCTGTGGGCAGCCAGCGCGTGAACGAGCGGCTCACGCAGGTCACCTTGTCCAAGGACGTGCCGGCAAGCGCATACGTCACGAGTGCGTAG
- a CDS encoding methionine ABC transporter ATP-binding protein, producing MITTSGLTKVYRSRGREVTALDGVDLHVREGEVYGVIGQSGAGKSSLIRCVNLLERPTSGTVTVAGQDLTALAGRGPRAGRELRQARNRIGMVFQHFNLLSSRTVQGNIELPLEILGLSGQERSRKALELLDLVGLSDKAKSYPSQLSGGQKQRVGIARALAGDPKVLLSDEATSALDPETTRSILQLLRDLNQQLGLTVLLITHEMDVVKSVCDSAALMERGRIIESGTVSELLATPGSELAAALFPVSGEATGADRTVVDVTFHGEAATQPVISQLSRTYNIDISILGAAMDTVAGKQVGRMRIELPGRFEENVVPIGFLREQGLQVDIAGHDVPAPQDATLVKEGAK from the coding sequence GTGATCACCACTTCCGGCCTCACCAAGGTCTACCGCTCACGCGGTCGTGAAGTAACCGCCCTCGACGGAGTCGACCTGCACGTCCGCGAGGGCGAGGTGTACGGCGTCATCGGCCAGTCCGGCGCCGGCAAATCCTCCCTGATCCGCTGCGTCAACCTCCTTGAGCGCCCCACCTCCGGCACCGTGACCGTCGCGGGCCAGGACCTCACCGCCCTGGCCGGACGCGGCCCGCGCGCGGGCAGGGAACTGCGGCAGGCCCGCAACCGCATCGGCATGGTCTTCCAGCACTTCAACCTGCTGTCCTCGCGGACCGTGCAGGGCAACATCGAGCTGCCCCTGGAGATCCTCGGCCTCTCCGGCCAGGAGCGCTCCCGCAAGGCCCTCGAACTCCTCGACCTGGTCGGCCTCTCCGACAAGGCCAAGAGCTACCCGAGTCAGCTCTCCGGCGGCCAGAAGCAGCGCGTCGGCATCGCCCGCGCCCTGGCCGGTGACCCGAAGGTGCTGCTCTCGGACGAGGCGACCAGCGCGCTCGACCCCGAGACCACCCGCTCCATCCTCCAGCTCCTGCGCGACCTCAACCAGCAGCTCGGCCTGACCGTCCTGCTGATCACGCACGAGATGGACGTCGTCAAGAGCGTCTGCGACTCCGCCGCCCTCATGGAGCGCGGGCGGATCATCGAGTCCGGCACCGTCAGCGAGCTGCTCGCGACGCCGGGATCCGAGCTCGCCGCCGCGCTCTTCCCCGTCAGCGGCGAGGCCACGGGCGCCGACCGCACCGTCGTCGACGTGACCTTCCACGGCGAGGCCGCCACCCAGCCGGTCATCTCCCAGCTGTCGCGCACCTACAACATCGACATCTCGATCCTCGGCGCCGCGATGGACACCGTCGCGGGCAAGCAGGTCGGCCGCATGCGCATCGAACTGCCCGGCCGCTTCGAGGAGAACGTCGTCCCGATCGGCTTCCTGCGGGAGCAGGGCCTTCAGGTCGACATCGCGGGACATGACGTGCCTGCCCCGCAGGACGCCACGCTGGTCAAGGAAGGTGCCAAGTGA
- a CDS encoding GNAT family N-acetyltransferase: MTTASSGSPEFPDISISTERLVLRPLEEADVSAYTEMMNDELVTAWTSVPEPYTETDARTWITRLAPAERAEGRGIVLAVTEFLTQRLVGIIQLRATDWRVRSSELSYVVAPWARGEGYASEAALATAQWLFHDQKFERIELRTAADNTAAQQVAQKIGCISEGVLRGAWIARTRNGGDPFGGWLDTRTDLIVWSLLPEDIEGVSESLADSGFSAYSDWN, translated from the coding sequence ATGACTACGGCCTCCTCAGGGTCCCCGGAGTTTCCTGACATCTCCATCAGCACGGAGAGGTTGGTGCTGCGCCCCCTCGAAGAGGCGGACGTCTCCGCGTACACGGAGATGATGAACGACGAACTCGTCACGGCCTGGACCTCCGTGCCCGAGCCCTACACCGAAACCGACGCCCGCACCTGGATCACCCGCCTCGCCCCCGCCGAGCGCGCCGAGGGCCGCGGCATCGTCCTCGCCGTCACCGAGTTCCTCACCCAGCGCCTTGTCGGCATCATCCAACTGCGCGCCACCGACTGGCGGGTGCGTTCCAGCGAGCTGAGCTACGTCGTCGCGCCCTGGGCCCGCGGCGAGGGCTACGCGTCAGAGGCCGCGCTCGCCACCGCCCAATGGCTCTTCCACGACCAGAAGTTCGAACGCATAGAGCTGCGCACCGCCGCCGACAACACCGCGGCCCAGCAGGTCGCGCAGAAGATCGGCTGCATCAGCGAGGGCGTCCTGCGCGGCGCCTGGATAGCGCGTACGAGAAACGGCGGCGACCCGTTCGGCGGCTGGCTCGACACGCGCACCGACCTCATCGTGTGGAGCCTGCTCCCCGAGGACATCGAAGGCGTCTCCGAGAGCCTCGCCGACAGCGGCTTCTCCGCCTACTCCGACTGGAACTGA
- a CDS encoding methionine ABC transporter permease — translation MTWSEMQPLLEQACWDTLYMVGWATLIAIVAGLPIGILLILTERGGLLQNTLLNKVLGQIVNIARSMPFIILMVALMGFTRWIVGTTIGREAALVPLAIGAIPFFARLVETSVREVDGGLVEAVQSMGGSTWTVVRKVLVPESLPSLISGATTTIVALIGYSAMAGTVGGGGLGDLALRYGYQRFETELMWITVAILAVVISIIQFVGDYAARRLHKRGGGSGPLLLFRPLRGVLPGTVAAETTSKTG, via the coding sequence GTGACCTGGTCGGAGATGCAGCCCCTGCTGGAGCAGGCGTGTTGGGACACCCTCTACATGGTGGGCTGGGCGACGCTGATAGCCATCGTCGCCGGACTGCCCATCGGCATCCTGCTCATCCTCACCGAGCGCGGCGGACTCCTGCAGAACACCCTGCTCAACAAGGTGCTCGGGCAGATCGTGAACATCGCGCGCTCGATGCCCTTCATCATCTTGATGGTCGCCCTGATGGGCTTCACGCGCTGGATCGTCGGCACCACGATCGGCCGCGAGGCCGCCCTCGTGCCGCTCGCCATCGGCGCCATCCCGTTCTTCGCGCGCCTGGTGGAGACCTCGGTCCGCGAGGTCGACGGCGGACTCGTCGAGGCCGTGCAGTCCATGGGCGGCTCCACCTGGACCGTCGTACGCAAGGTCCTCGTCCCCGAGTCGCTGCCCTCGCTGATCTCCGGCGCCACCACCACGATCGTCGCCCTCATCGGCTACTCCGCGATGGCGGGCACCGTCGGCGGCGGCGGCCTCGGCGACCTCGCGCTGCGCTACGGCTACCAGCGCTTCGAGACCGAGCTGATGTGGATCACCGTGGCGATCCTCGCCGTGGTCATCTCGATCATCCAGTTCGTGGGCGACTACGCCGCCCGCAGGCTGCACAAGCGCGGCGGCGGCTCCGGCCCGCTGCTGCTTTTCCGGCCGCTGCGCGGCGTGCTGCCCGGCACCGTCGCCGCCGAGACGACCAGCAAGACCGGCTGA
- a CDS encoding MetQ/NlpA family ABC transporter substrate-binding protein, with amino-acid sequence MRTSVIAAAAGTLALALGLTACGAGSDSGSGGSGDKLVVGATPTPAGEVLAYVQKNLAKKAGLDLQITEFTDYVTPNTALQEGSLDANLYQHTPYLTDFNKSKKTDLVPVTEVYLPPMGVYAKKTKDVADLPAGATVGVPSDTTNEGRALQLLAAKGVIGLKKGVGGTATPEDITSNPKKLTVKPIDPAQLPRSLDDLDAAVINNNYALDAGLSPKKDAILLESAKGNPYNNILAAKKGDEDDPRIKKLAKLLTSPEVKKFIEDTYKGSVLPVAAG; translated from the coding sequence ATGCGTACGTCCGTCATAGCGGCTGCCGCGGGGACCCTGGCCCTCGCGCTCGGCCTCACCGCCTGCGGCGCGGGCTCCGACAGCGGCTCGGGAGGTTCCGGCGACAAGCTCGTCGTCGGAGCCACCCCGACCCCGGCCGGTGAAGTCCTCGCGTACGTCCAGAAGAACCTCGCGAAGAAGGCGGGCCTCGACCTCCAGATCACGGAGTTCACGGACTACGTCACGCCGAACACCGCGCTCCAGGAAGGCTCCCTGGACGCCAACCTCTACCAGCACACCCCGTACCTGACGGACTTCAACAAGTCCAAGAAGACGGACCTGGTGCCGGTCACCGAGGTGTACCTGCCGCCGATGGGCGTGTACGCGAAGAAGACCAAGGACGTCGCCGACCTCCCGGCGGGCGCGACCGTGGGCGTTCCCAGCGACACGACCAACGAGGGCCGGGCACTCCAACTGCTCGCCGCCAAGGGCGTCATCGGGCTCAAGAAGGGCGTCGGCGGCACCGCGACGCCCGAGGACATCACGTCCAACCCGAAGAAGCTCACGGTCAAGCCGATCGACCCGGCACAGCTGCCGCGCTCGCTCGACGACCTCGACGCGGCGGTCATCAACAACAACTACGCGCTCGACGCCGGACTCAGCCCCAAGAAGGACGCGATCCTCCTGGAGTCCGCGAAGGGCAATCCCTACAACAACATCCTCGCCGCCAAGAAGGGCGACGAGGACGACCCGCGGATCAAGAAGCTGGCGAAACTGCTGACGTCGCCCGAGGTGAAGAAGTTCATCGAGGACACGTACAAGGGGTCCGTGCTGCCCGTCGCGGCGGGCTGA
- a CDS encoding MetQ/NlpA family ABC transporter substrate-binding protein, producing the protein MRNTAKITTAVLATGALTLGLSACGSDKDSAGDKDGKLIVAATPMPQGEILDYVQKNLAKKAGLDLEVKEFTDYVTPNTAVQQGEVFANYFQHKPYLDDFNKKNGTDIVPVPGATVHLEPLGVYSKSLKKLGDLKDGATVAVPNDTTNEARALKLLADNGLIELKKGVGYEATPKDIAKNPKNLTFKELEAPTLPRSLGDVDAAVINGNYALEAKPALSPAKDALVAEKAKGNPYGNFLAVKKGDENDPRVKKLAKLLTSPEVKKFIDDKYDGAVVAAF; encoded by the coding sequence GTGCGTAACACCGCCAAGATCACCACCGCTGTCCTCGCCACCGGCGCCCTCACCCTCGGGCTCTCCGCCTGCGGCTCCGACAAGGACTCCGCAGGCGACAAGGACGGCAAGCTCATCGTCGCCGCCACCCCGATGCCGCAGGGCGAGATCCTGGACTACGTCCAGAAGAACCTCGCCAAGAAGGCCGGACTCGACCTCGAGGTCAAGGAGTTCACCGACTACGTCACGCCGAACACCGCTGTTCAGCAGGGCGAGGTCTTCGCGAACTACTTCCAGCACAAGCCGTACCTGGACGACTTCAACAAGAAGAACGGCACGGACATCGTGCCCGTCCCCGGGGCCACGGTTCACCTGGAGCCGCTCGGCGTCTACTCCAAGAGCCTCAAGAAGCTCGGTGACCTGAAGGACGGCGCCACCGTCGCCGTCCCGAACGACACCACGAACGAGGCCCGCGCGCTCAAGCTCCTCGCGGACAACGGCCTCATCGAGCTCAAGAAGGGCGTCGGCTACGAGGCCACCCCCAAGGACATCGCCAAGAACCCCAAGAACCTCACGTTCAAGGAGCTCGAGGCCCCCACGCTGCCGCGCAGCCTGGGTGACGTCGACGCCGCGGTGATCAACGGCAACTACGCGCTCGAGGCCAAGCCCGCCCTCAGCCCCGCCAAGGACGCCCTCGTCGCCGAGAAGGCCAAGGGCAACCCCTACGGCAACTTCCTCGCCGTCAAGAAGGGCGACGAGAACGACCCGCGCGTGAAGAAGCTCGCCAAGCTCCTCACCTCGCCCGAGGTCAAGAAGTTCATCGACGACAAGTACGACGGCGCCGTCGTCGCCGCGTTCTGA